Below is a genomic region from Paludicola sp. MB14-C6.
AACTCCCTCTGATTGATACAAAAAGTATCAGAGGGAGTTTTCTAATTTATAATATTTTAAAATATTTTCCCTCTATCTAATATTATAAAAGAAAGAGGATGAAAATATTGTCATTTATTGGTATCTAGTCCAATTATTTATTGTTTTTCTCATATCACTTGCCATATAAAATGAACCACACACGATAATTGCAGAATTGTCGTCTGTAAATGTAAGTGCTTTTTGTAAAGCTTTGTCATAATCATCAATTGGTTCAACCTGATTGCAATATTGCTTTGCAACTTCCGCTAAAGCAACAAAATCAACTGCCCGCGGATTGTTGACGGGAACTGTTATTATCCATTCACAACGTGAGCCAATTTGCTCAACAGCACTTTGATAATCTTTGTCCTTCATCATGCCAACAATCGCTATCTTTTTATTCACTTGCAGCTTGTCTAACGTTTCTACAAGTGATAAAACAGCTTGCTTATTATGTGCACCATCTACAATGATTAACGGCTTTTCGCTCATTCGCTCAAATCGTGCCGGAAAAGTGGTAAGCTGTAAACCTTTTTTGATACACTCAAGCGTAATTGGATAGCCTTTTCTTTGCAAAATTTTCATAGCTTCAATTACTGCTACTGCATTGTAAATCTGATGTGTTCCGGCTAGCTGAATGGAATAAGCTTCTTTATCATATATAAACTCTGAACCAAAGATATTACTTTTTATAATAGTAACAGCGTTTGCATTTGGTAAAATTAAAGTAGATTGTGTTAATGCACAACGCTCTAAAAATACAGCAACTGCATCAACTTCTTGTAACGGATAAGTGACTACATCCGTTTTTTCCTTTATGATACCTGCTTTTTCACTTGCTATCTTTTCAATGGTATCGCCCAAAATATCAACATGATCCAATGAAATAGAAGTAATGATTGCTACTTCAGGTGTATCAATTACGTTGGTAGCATCAAAACGACCGCCAAGACCAACTTCTAAACATACAATATCACATTGATTCTGACAGAAAAACTGCATTGCGATGGCTGTAATCGCTTCGAATTCAGTTACTTGCATTCCCTGCTTGCTCATTTGCTTTACAATAGGGTCAATCATCTCAACCAAACAGCGAAATTCTTCTTCTGCAATCATTTCATTGTTTATTTGAAACCGTTCTCTAAAGTCAACAACGAATGGTGATATATATGTTCCAACCTTTAGCCCTGCATTTCGCAATATTTGAGTAGAAAACTGAGCAGTAGAGCCTTTCCCATTTGTTCCTGCTATATGCACAAATTTTAATTTTTCATGTGGGTTACCCATTAACTCTAATAGCTTTGCCATACGCTCTAATCCTAATTGTGAGCCAAATCGAGTAAAGCTGTGTATATAATTTACGGATTCTTGATAATTCAAGAAGGTCCCTCCTATTTTATTAAAAT
It encodes:
- a CDS encoding bifunctional folylpolyglutamate synthase/dihydrofolate synthase; the protein is MNYQESVNYIHSFTRFGSQLGLERMAKLLELMGNPHEKLKFVHIAGTNGKGSTAQFSTQILRNAGLKVGTYISPFVVDFRERFQINNEMIAEEEFRCLVEMIDPIVKQMSKQGMQVTEFEAITAIAMQFFCQNQCDIVCLEVGLGGRFDATNVIDTPEVAIITSISLDHVDILGDTIEKIASEKAGIIKEKTDVVTYPLQEVDAVAVFLERCALTQSTLILPNANAVTIIKSNIFGSEFIYDKEAYSIQLAGTHQIYNAVAVIEAMKILQRKGYPITLECIKKGLQLTTFPARFERMSEKPLIIVDGAHNKQAVLSLVETLDKLQVNKKIAIVGMMKDKDYQSAVEQIGSRCEWIITVPVNNPRAVDFVALAEVAKQYCNQVEPIDDYDKALQKALTFTDDNSAIIVCGSFYMASDMRKTINNWTRYQ